The following DNA comes from Neovison vison isolate M4711 chromosome 13, ASM_NN_V1, whole genome shotgun sequence.
GCGAAGGTGTCATGGCTGCTGCCGTTGAGCTTAGTCTCTCGAGCAGTGGTGACAGGAGTCTGGAGCGGAGCTGCAGCCCCAATCTCTCCCAAGAGGTGCTCTGCGAAATCTTTCGCTCTCTGCATGGCCTGGTGGGACAAGTGAGTGGTGATCTGTGGGAGTAGCGGTATGGAAATTTtccggcccctccccccttttttcctCTAGCGGAGGCGGGGGGCTGCGGAGGGCTGCCGGGGACCCGGACAGTGTCTGAGGCCGGAGGAGGAGCCCGAGCCCAGCCGTCTGCAGTCGGAGTGAGGATCGCCATACGGGCTTAGTTCAGGATGGGTTGCAGATCAGATTTCCTTGCAACTCTTCTCCCCAAAAGTGAGAGAGTATAGTGTAAGTGAAAAACCTGGCTCCGAGAAGAACAGGCTTTGAGAGAAGGAATGTTAAAAAGCTTTGTGGGTTTTGGAAGGTGCCCGGCGCTCGCGATCCCCTTTCCTTCAGTGAATTCATTATAGAAATTGATAGGTTCGTACGATCTGAGAGTTTTGGAAAAGGTCTctccgccttttttttttttttttttttgatgacttgCTTTTAGGAGtcacttggtttctttctttttttccttctggatatTTTGTGCATCTTTTATCCTTTCATAGagggaggaaaataaaaggaattaatgTAGATACTTCTTGCATAAAGTTGGACGAGTTATCCATGGTTGATACAGTTTGCATCAGAACTGTTGTTTAATCGTCATTTAAGTATTAACTAATTTAACTGGCTGATTAAATAGCTTCTGCAGAAATGTCATAataaattggatttaaataaaagtaCTCCTTACACTCTATTCCGATCAAGTCACTATTTTGTTTCATGAAGTAAAATGGAAAGCATACTATAAATGAGAAACAACTTGAAAATAAGTTTGcttgcttttaaaaaggaaatcttttcTCTTGTATCCTGGAATATTTTCCAGTTCAAAAAGTTTGTTACGGGATTACTACTAGTGCCCGTAGGAGGCACAGTGTTAACTTCCTTTATGAAGGCAGAACATTTGTctgatttgtaaaaaaaaaaaaaaaaaaaaaattttaaagccgtGGGTGGATggagaatacattttttaaaacgttacttcaatatttttaaaaatcctaatatGTTTGTCATTACTCTAAGTTAAAATTTTGTTTGGTGTAACAACAATTATTAATAGATCTGCTAAAAGTTCTAACTTTTGAACTCAGTTGTTTGCCACGGacttactaaaattttttaaagacctgggacattaatattttagttttatcacCCAAGACCTGTAATAGTTTCATAGTTTAAGAACGTTTTATGTGCTGGAGATTAGAATGTTAAGGTATATTTGTGTTTTAATGTCAGGATGAAAAAAGTTTATGCTCACCTATAATTTACGGAAGTTTTATTTTCAGTGgtgagatatttttttaaagtaacattaagaaacaatttaaacatttattttgaaaattaaatactgaatttttagATCTCATTTacaaatctttatatatatatatttcatgattTAAGTTCACTTATGTCACCTGTCAAAAATGTTTCGAGTAAGTATTTGGAAAGTTTACGTGACACAGTAAAGGAACCATCTGTACAAATGTCAAGAAATTAAATCTCATTAATTAAATACTAAccatttttatattctctatattttgagatgtattgtttaaaaataagaatgaaagccACAATACTAATAAAATTGCCCCTGGAGGAAATCACTATTTACTTTTGCAACAAGTTTACaggatgtttttttaaaatgtaagtttaaaaaaaaaaaaaagtttcaatatGCCTAAATTTCATTCTGCATACTATCATTATATTGTTGGCTCTCCTCAATAGGAAGCCTAAAACTGAATGTTAAAAAGTATTCCATATTTCAAATTTATGGATTTTAACATTATTGCTTGCCTCTGCATGGCTCATTTTATCAAGTTGGAAGCATTTTTTATTGTTAGCTTGGAGTTTCAtactaattttaagtttttactgaAAATGCATACTTAAATAGTCCATATTAATGTGAGACTAATACATTTTTGAGTGAATGATTTACAATTACAAGTACAAAAGGTAGAAGTGCAGAGAACTCATTACTAATAGggaatttgttgaataaatagttGGATATATTGGGACAATTTTAAAGTTAATCTGTATCATTATTATGTGGTTTTCTTAAAAAACCAAGTATCTTTGTGTTTGAAAGGCTTACATAATTATGTTAAATTGAAAGGAAAGTATGATCCCAACATTACGATTTATTTTCTGTAAGTTATTATTTTCTCTAGAATATTTGATGCTTTATTTTGGTTAAGGATTTGTCTGTCCCTAAACTCTATTCATAAATTTGTTATCAACTGATTTTAATAGTCTTAGAGGACTGTAGAGGTGCAGTAATAGTTTACTTCCATATGTAAGTTGTTGTCTAATGAAATTTTTATGAGCATTAATATAAATTAAGATTAATGCAGTAATCTAATGTAAAACCGTAGTGATTATAAACTAATCTTTGCCAGTACAGCCTATCCGAAACTTCCTATTTCTTTATACTTATCTGATATGTACTTTAaatgtttcttgtcttgtcttaTGCAAAGGGTGGTAAATTTTTGTCATATAGTATTTATTCAGTACAGTACCTTTTTTGGTAACTTTGGATCTCTGGTTCTTTGTCAGTgattcatctttttgttttataatcacAACTCATAACATCTATATTTGAACTAATGtactatttgcttttattttgttttagaaaacatgacttttaataaaagatttctgAAAAAACAATAAACTTAATCCTACCATGCATTGTATCTTTATAGTATGCTAAAAATGCATATCCCTAGAAAAGTTTTtggagttcactttttttttttttcttgaggttcACTTTTATTTGCTTGAAAGCCTGGAGATGGaggcttttcctctaaaatatccaatgattttaatattaattttatatgtagGTTCTTGgtagttttctatatataattttattctaataGGTCACACATAGCCAACTTATAAGAAGTTTTATATGACAAGCCCTCACACAGtattagaaaatacttttagTGAAAGATCTGGCCATTCTATTCAGTCTCTGACCATTTATTTCACTATTGTGGAAGagtatttgtttttcactttaaGATTTCCACAGCTAGATTGTAGTTTTTTATTTGAAGTAGATAAACATGTTGCCATTTATCCCTAGACTTTATAATATGTATGaataatgttgatttttaaattactttaaaattgtttaaagttgaaaataataaaaatgtgattcAGAAAACATCAGAGTAGTGATATATGTCAGTTATGTCTTTGTGTACCTATTTAACAAAAAGGAATGTTTATACCAGAAGTTTCATAAATGTGCCTCCCCTTCTGTTTAATGGTCTGAGCTAGAAGTACTGAATAGGGCAAGCCTATCTTGGCCCTCATCCAAAGGTTTTAGAAAATGAAGTGTCAAAAAAGCCTCATCTTTCTATCTTTCATGGATGGTTTCACCTGCAAGATGGTCCCATTACACAGACCCAAGAACAGAATTAGAATGAGAGGTCATTGGTTTTTTAATGAAGATTACACCTTTCTTGGCCGTTTAAAATGGTAATGAGAGCATTTTAATGTATCATTAAAAAATCTGGTAACTTTGAGCTAAATAGGCACGTTACTCTAAAGTATTATTTTTGTGACATCCCATATACACAGCTTAATCATGTAATTTTTGTGATGTTGCTGGTTTGCCCCTTTGAAGCTTAACCTCAGAGATGATGTGGTGAAAATTACAATCGATTGGAACAAGCTCCAGAGCCTCTCGGCATTCCAGCCCGCTTTGCTCTTTAGTGCACTTGAACaacatgttttatatttacagGTAAATTTCTTGTTAAAAACATTAAGTCAGTATTGAGAATAGAAATTAATTGTAGTTAAATTATAAACTAGAGTATTTGTCAGTTCTGTCTTACTTAACACTGTCTTACTTAACAGTGTTATCAATAAATGGTTACTTCAGCCAGATTAGATCCAAATCTGTTAATTTATATACTGATCTGGACGGCCTCAGGAATATAGTCCAATAGGCCGATGTGGTTGTGAAGACTGAATGAATGCAGTTCTATTCAATTCTAGACTTGCACTGAAAATTCAATACAGTTGCATCTATGGTGGGTTATAATTAAGCAATAAGACACGGCAGGTGTGTGTCATGCTATGATAATGATTCCATGCCTTGGGTGAGTTTGGAGGCTCATGGAGTGCTTTCAGTGGTTCAAGAAGTGGCATTATCCCAGCATGACACATCCTGGAGTGTCTATTGCAATTAAACAGTTTcagcatagtttttaaaaagaaagtaatttctgTGACATTAATGTCTCATTTTAGTAAGTAGCCAGTcactattttatcttttctttttcttaacagttTGAAATAATTCATCCTCTATATTAGAAATCAACATTGAGTTATTTATAATAGTactgttatattttttaaatattcctgtTCAATAACTGAACAGTATTATGACCTTGCTGGTTTGCAGTTGAACATCTCTGCAATTATAATTGTTGTTAAGTTTGCAGTTTATCTCTAATCAAAGTGTAAAATATGAAGTGTCAAAAGGTAAGTGAAAGAACTGTTGCATTGGTCATTTTACTGCTATTAAGATGTTCTAAGGTTCCAGAAGAGTACTTGGTAGAGTAAACAACAGAAGCAAAATTATAGGTATGAAAAAAATAACTGGAACATTGACAACTATGGATGTGTTTTGATTAAtgaaataaacattaattttaagCCCTCTGTTTAGTGACTTTATGGGAAATTTTAACTCTGTTTCATATTGAAATAGTTAACCCTGATATTAATGGACAGAAATAATGAGCGATAGAACTCAAATGAGGCCTGATTAAGAGGGGGGTGGTTTTGAGTAGTATAATTTACATTATAcaattgggttgttttttgttgtttttttaacccaCTCTACTATAGTGATAGGCATATATCTCTTCCCAGCTGTGGAtcttggtagtttttttttttttttccccttgttcattttcttttttaaaaatttaatttcatgacCCAAGAAGATATCTTGCCATGTCAGGAAAAGCCCGAgtattcactcagcataacaccTATATATTTCATGTCTATGCTCTCTCCTTCACTTTGGCCAACTGCAGTTTCAAGTGGAGAATCTCCAGTGATACAGTGATAATGCAGGGCTTTGCTGAGTGAGAGCACTGGCTCTCATGTTAAGGAGGAAAAATACTAAGCCTTAGTGTTCTGAGGAGGCATTTGAATGACATGTTAATTAAGTGGCATTGGTGCCAGAGGCTGAGGCTTTGATTTGGCACAAAATAAAAGATGAGTGACAGAATGATTCcctcaaagaaaattttaaatttcctcaggttttctttctttctttctatctttttttaacagatttataCCAAATGATAATGGTCACAATAGCAGAGAACAGCAAACACTTACACGTGATCAGATCTATGTATACTGACATGCtaactttttatatataattgatattAAATATTGCATTTACTTAAcagaaatttatataaatgttaaatgtatAATTGATTTTGATTAGTTTGAACCTCTGCAGATGGAATTCTGTTCTTCTCAGCCTTTTTTAGCAAAGCTGCAGCCTCTGATTAAAGAGGAGAATACAACTGTTGTTGGAGAGATAGAAAAAACAGAAACGGGGAACAAGAATGAAGTAAATGCCAAATTTCCCATTAGTGACCtacaagaggaagaaaagcacaaAGATTGTGATTTAGGAGATGTGAAAAAGACACAGATCCATTATGATCCAGAAGTAGTTCAAATAAAGGCTGGAAAAGCAGAAGTAAGAAGGTTTTATTTGGGGGgaagtattattttaaatcttatgCTCAAACTGTTAAAACATGCATACTTATTGTTTATAGATTGACAGACGAATATCTGCATTTATTGAAAGAAAGCAAGCCGAAATCAATGAAAACAACGTCAGGGAGTTTTGCAATGTTATTGATTGTAATCAAGGTAACTACCTGGAAGAAGTTAATTTTCATAGGCTTTTAAGCACAGTTTTTAGAGTTGCtctgatttttcatttgtttttaaaaatgaataacatTAAGTCACAATTTATTTCACAGGTTTATTTAGAAACTAAGGCAGTGGAAATTCTTTCTGTTTAATAAGACTACATTGCAAAAATGGGTTTCGTTTTGGTTATGccaaaatcaaataaatgtgGACATAAAAGGGCTAATGTTTACCACAGgtgaagattcttttttaaagttcctttgGGAAATGGAGATGAAGTATGGGTGGCAGCATTTTTTAGTCTCACTAATAAGAAGGAACTAAGCTATATAAATTTTGagttgtaaatgtatttttgaaattatgttaatatataaGTAAACTTAGTAAAGTTAATACTCCTCAAGAGGGAGCAGTTTTCTCACTACTCCTGAGCTTTCTGAAATGTTTTGTCATGATAAAAGCAATCTGTCATCAAGACTATGATGTCTtatgcttttttcctttctctcatagTGTATACATTTGCTGTTTTTCATAagattctccttttcctctctacTTGATGCTATAGTGTAGTTAAGATCTGTAGGTATGCTGTAGAATACAAAATACTGCAAAGCACTGGCATAGATCTTTCTCAGGCATCATAGTAATAATCAGAACAAGTAGTTCTtagaaaaaattatggaaaagagTTCCTAATTGGAATGAACATTTTTCTTGTTGCCTCTGACATCTCTTAGCTAATTATTACGAATACAGAATTGTCAAATGAACCTAGAATTGACTCTTACATTGGTACACTGATTCtcttaataatgaaataatacaggCTCAAGTGGGTCCTAAATTCAGTCTTTTCTGCTACTAACATTATACATGCGTAGACTTAGTATTATTTTCCTGTTAGCTTTTCAGAATAGGTACAGTAGTGGCACAATCTCAGGTACTACAATCCATCCAACTGCAGGCAACCCATGAGAAAGGGTTTGTTGAGGGAGCAAGCACATGTGTCACTAATGTTAttcctctgctctccctgctaACTCTATTATTATAAACCACCAGGGGATAGAAATTGACAAGAATTGAAATGCTCAGCAGGATTCCTTGGCCCATTCAATCCCTTGCTGGCTCAAAACAGTGCTAGCAAGAATTGCTGTGGAGAGTGACTAGCACTCACACATTCACTGTCTTCACACCATGCTGAATTTCTCACTGATGGGTCAGTTAATCTATATACTTGGAATATAACTCTGGAATGGATgatagcttctttttttaacccttagccccatgaaatgggagaaagagaatggagaagTGATGGCCCTTTAAACGTATATTGAGGTgtctcaaaagaaaaaggaaagaagaagaaaatgattctCTTTAGTACCTATATATAAAAGATGAATTTAGAATTATGTTCACACAATTTGATTTGTCAGCAGACCTATTTAGGAAACtcagactgaaagaaaaacacatgaatGTATTGTCATGTGTTAGTGTATTCTTTTGATACCTGTCAAAGGAATTTATCTATTGTATAaacaatagattttttaaaaattccatagggaaaaaattttctttcagtaTCTCTTTTAccatctattttttattaaaaatcaaggGAATTTTTCAGGAAATTTACTGCAATGCATGGTTTTACttaatgtcattttaaatattatgaaacatttttatattatgttaacatttttccagttttcccccTGGGTTTGTAATTTATCTTTTGAtacctaatttgaaaaaaaaaaaatacacttttcaacttagaaaaaaattggaaCAAATTTTTACAacttatttttcctaaaattgCATTTTTTGAAAAGAGTGGTCTGGAAAGATATAGCTAACTTTTggtagagattttttaaaattagcattgGAAACCTAAGTAAAGTGGAAAAGTATATGTTATTCTTGAGGTTTTAAGATCTTTTTTGTGTGGagttctgaaataaaaatgtgttaaatgtATAATTAATCTTTATTAGATGATCCTTAATTTGATcagtaaataatattaaaatgctgaattttttaaaggtttttcagTAAAAGTAATGAGTTCAATTTATTTCTGTgatgaaataaatggaataatgtCTCTTTGGCATATAGAGAATTAAGtgctctctataaaataaaatattttctctaaagaCCCAGATGGTTTGGGGGAATAttggtatttattaaaaaattaaattgtaccATTGAGTGCGAAGGACTTTTCTGTATGCAAATCTGAAGATAGGTAAGATTAAAGATTATAAATTTTAGAGGGGGAAGTTCACTGTATTTTATCCTGTATGAGATGGTtatttaattactattatttaaaatgataattctCTTACTAGTAGTATGTTAATATGAATTATTAGAAGTTTATCAAAATCTCACACATTTCATGTTAAGAATATACTTATACTCATCTAAATTCTCCTTAGAAAACAGTTGTGCAAGAACTGATGCTGTTTTTACTCCTTACCCGGGATTTAAAAGTCATGTAAAAGGTAAGAACCCACTATGTATCTTCATCATTGACAGAAGCTTGTTCTAAAttataagcaaaatgaaatagATATCACTTCCTAtctaaattttgtatattttaaaacaaagtcttgCCTTCTTACTTGGGTTGATGGtcagatggattttatgaaaagaatatgaaatactGTTAGAATTTCTGACTTTTAAGcctattaaattatatttcaaaagttTCTTAATATAGTTTCTAGAGTTGTGAATACATATGGACCACAGACCAGACCTGAAGGAATTCAGGGGTCAGGTCATAAACCTAACAGCTTGCTCCGAGATTGTGGCAATCAGGCTGTCGAAGAACGACTACAAAATATTGAGGCTCACTTGCGATTGCAGACAGGTAAGCAGAGTGCTGGGTGGTGCCCCATAAATGTACCTTTGCAAGTAGTTAAACTCAGTTTATTTAGTTAAAGAGTTTCCACTGAGCATCTGCCATGTACAAAACATTGCTCTGGTTGGTACAAAAATGAATAAGCATAGCCCGTACTCTCAAGGAATCTACAGTTCATGTGTTTATGTTCTTCCTACTCTTACACTTCTAACCAACTTGAGACTGTTAGTAGAATGGGAATAGATTCCAAGTAGATCCTGACATTCTCAGTTTATTAAGTCACAGCTGAAAATTAACATAATCTTTTTCCTGCCACCAATTTCTTAACTTAATGACTGTGTCTTATTCTGATCACTCACTGTGCTAGTATTACTAAGTGTGATCCTAGTCCTCAAGGATCTTTCAGTCAGGATAAGCATATAGATCAGTAAATGCCTTAGGGGAAgtgaactaacatttattgaataatacTAAGTGCCAGTTACTCTCAGAGTATTATCCATGTCAACTCACTTAATATTTAACAGTACCCTTGTGAGTTGTTGGTGCAATTATTGTCAGATAATAAAAATGAGTTCAGAGACCTCAAGCACCATGCCCAAAGTAGTAATGACAAGTAGGAATCAAACCTCAGTCTTAACTGGCTGCAAAAAAGCCTGAGTCTCCCTCCCCATTTAGTCACCAGATCCTGTTGATTCTATCTTCTAAATATCGCTCAGATCTACCCAATTCTACTTCCACAGCTACTACTCTAGTTGAAGTCACTGTGTTCTCTACCTCGGACTGATAAAAGGATATCAGTTGGTTGCTCTGCCACTAGACTTCTTCCTCAAGACAAATTCTATACCAGTAGCCAAATTGCTTTTCCTGAAGTTCTGATTTGCTGATCTTGCCACTCCCCAGCTAAAAATTCTTTCATAGTTTCCTGTTACCCTTATATGCATACCAAACttagtatttattcattcattccacaaaaatAAGCCAGGTGCTATTCTAGGCACCAGGAATACATGTGAACAAAAATTctagtatataaattatatgctaCACAAGAAGAGCTACAGATAAAGCAGCTTGATAAAGTGAAGAGAAGGGATCTTGGGATGGGAGGGGATTATAATTTTAAGTAGCATGATCTACATCTATAGTTCCAGCCCCATCTCTGGGCTTCCTCACTTCCACTCATTTGGCTGTCCTAGGGCCCTGACCCAGGCTTTCTCTCCTGCCCACACTTTCCCCTCTTGATCCCAGATGATACGGACTCCCCTTTCATGTAGTCTCAATAGCACTTGGTACTCCCTGTCATCCTTTACAGCAGTTATCACAGTTGTGTGCGTTTAatacctgtttcctttgctagAGAGTACGGTCTGCGAGAGCAGACAGTCATGTTCATTAACTTTGTGCTTGTGCAGTTTCTGGTACAAAACAGGTACTCATGAGTTTTTAAGTGAACAATTGTTCATCTCACCTTTTCACATGATACGCAAAGTACAGTGGGTACACAAAGTTAGTGTTTAGCTCTCTCAGGGGAAGTCAAGAGATGGTATCCCTGGTAAAGCGACATTTGCACTCTTAAAGGATTAGTTGGGAATTTGTCAGCAGGCAGGAGcaaattattccaaaaagatGGAACAACATCTGCAAAAAGCACTGGGGCACATAAATTAAGGAATTTCTGAGTCCAGTCTTGCTGGAGTATTTCCTGAGTGGAAGTAGAAGAAGGTAAGACTAAGTAAGACTTCAAGGGTAATAAGAGGTTAGCATTAAAAATTAATCCTCTCCCCAATAACAAAACGCATTTTTAACAAAAGAACTGTGTAAAAGGATGGACTAGCTTATTAAGTCTAATAGTATCAGGGCatggtgactcagtcggttaagcgtccgactcaagttttggctcaggtcatgatctcagggtcatgagattgagcaccATTGGGTTctgcacactgggcatggagcctgcttgggattctgcgccccagctccccagccacctctttctttctgccactcccccccaccctaccccccctGCCTCTTGCAcaggctctctcattctctctctatatatgtatttttaaaagtctgatagTATCAAGTAGTTAATTATGAAAAATCTTTTGaatgcctgctgtgtgccaaATGCTATTTCAGACACGGGATACTGAAATGATACAGTTGTAGTCCCTAGCTTCAAGAACCTTGTTATCTGGAAGAAAGAATAATATTGAAGTAGAATGTTATGGTGCTATGAAGGAAGCATATATGGTGGGGCACAAGGAGCCTCCATGTGAAGGCATTTTAGGCAATGCTCCACTGACTCAATGAAGCTTGAACTGGCTCTTGAAAGATACAGAGATGAGGCATAGAGCATTCTAGGTAAAGGAGGCAGCAAGAGCAAAGTCAATTAAATACATTACTCATTTTACCTTACTCAAGAGTAAGAATGACCCAGATCCTGAAATAAACattctcaaaaaagaaatctatttctaGAGTTTTCATACGTAACAAGTTGATACTTTTGATATGAAATTTGTCCATATCTTTTAATTGCATAATGGTTTTCTAATTATGTATTGTCAGTAAATATTGAGCACCTGTGTAGTTTGTGAACTGATGGTTCCTAGGTTTGTGCAGTGCACAAGCTGCACAGCCATACctaatgaacaaaacaaaattatgcCCTCCAGGAACTTATATTAAAGTGGAGAAATgggcaataaattaaaaaaaaaatagggctgTCAGGTAATAGTAAtggtttgaaaaaaataagagaaaggatagggATTGCAGTGGGATAGGTGGTATCAttagtactttttaaaaggtGGCCAGAGAAGTTCTTGCTGATAAGGTAACTTTTGAGCCCAGACCTGAAGTTGGTGAGAGCAAGCCTTGTGAATATGGAGGTAGAGGAATCACAGGTGTGAGAGTACTTGGCCTACTTGAATAACAGAAAAAAGGAATCAAGTGGCTAGAATGATAAGGGTGTGGAGAGAATGTCCAAATTGTGGAGGACCTTGGATACTACTGTAAAGGCTCTGGTTTTTAATCTGAGTGAGATGCAAAAGTACTAGAAGGTTTTGAACAGAGAAATGACACTCTCTGACTTCTGCGTTTTAAAAAGGGTCACTGCTGTATTGAGAATAGGCTGTGAGAGCAAGGTAGAAACACGGAGACCAATTTGGAGATGGTGGTATCTATAAAGAGATGGTGGAAGTCTAGACAGAATGGTCATGTTGTGGTGTGAGAAATAAGAGGATTTGGAATATAATCATAAACTGAAATTTGAGTAACCTTAATTCATCTTTCCCCTCCACAGAAAGGTTGTTAGGTAAGAATTATGATAAAGCTCCTCTTTAATACTATTTTAGGTTAAAGGAGGAAATGGGGCATGtaaggagaaacagaaattaaagtgAGAAATACATACAGCAGTCACTGAATTGGACTGTAAGGTGTCCCTATGCATTTTCCTCTCAAGTAACTATCCACATCTATCAGAAGTACACACTGTTCTATACAGGAACTCTTCAGTAGCTTGTAATGAATTTACAAGTAAAACTGGCAAAATAGGAAGCATaaatggggctggaggagaggtaCAAAAGAATACTACACTCCATGGTGTATAATATTGAAAATGTGAActaaggatttctttctttttcttttactcttgttCATTATCTTCTCAAGCTTAAATATTCCCCATTCCTCTGCATAAGAATCTTCTTTGcacgttttttttttgttgttgttgttgttgttttgttttggagagagagagagagcagtggaaggagcagagggggagagaatcctgaagcagattccccactgagcagggagcctgacacagggctcgattccaggaccctgagatcatgacctgagccaaaatcaggagttggctgcttaactgactgagccatccagtgctCCTGCATGGAATTTTAAGAACAGAATTTGTAAGAAGAATTATTCAGtagtatttcagaatttttttaaatgtatttaggtGGTCCAGTGCCAAGAGACATTTATCAGAGAATTAAAAAACTTGAGGATAAAATCCTGGAACTGGAAGGAATCTCTCCTGAATATTTCCAATCTGTAGTAAGTATAAGTGTCCTTCAAAAACaatctatatctatttatatatatatagtttattttgCGATGCTTCATCATGTTCATTTATCTGCTTACAGGTGAAACGCCATTTTAATAATTCAACAAACATAGTCCTATGTAGGGAGTtacctagttttttaaaaaatagtttttaaaaatgtgattctaAACATTGTATTATTTGtagactcactttttttttaattgtatttttttaaatataacatatttaatataaataaacatatttattttatgttaccCAGATTCTCAAACTGGAGCCATTTCCATAGCATAATA
Coding sequences within:
- the LOC122894326 gene encoding MAP3K12-binding inhibitory protein 1 isoform X5 yields the protein MAAAVELSLSSSGDRSLERSCSPNLSQEVLCEIFRSLHGLVGQLNLRDDVVKITIDWNKLQSLSAFQPALLFSALEQHVLYLQPFLAKLQPLIKEENTTVVGEIEKTETGNKNEVNAKFPISDLQEEEKHKDCDLGDVKKTQIHYDPEVVQIKAGKAEIDRRISAFIERKQAEINENNVREFCNVIDCNQENSCARTDAVFTPYPGFKSHVKVSRVVNTYGPQTRPEGIQGSGHKPNSLLRDCGNQAVEERLQNIEAHLRLQTELFWKKKKNSTTSAELFTG
- the LOC122894326 gene encoding MAP3K12-binding inhibitory protein 1 isoform X6, with protein sequence MAAAVELSLSSSGDRSLERSCSPNLSQEVLCEIFRSLHGLVGQLNLRDDVVKITIDWNKLQSLSAFQPALLFSALEQHVLYLQPFLAKLQPLIKEENTTVVGEIEKTETGNKNEVNAKFPISDLQEEEKHKDCDLGDVKKTQIHYDPEVVQIKAGKAEIDRRISAFIERKQAEINENNVREFCNVIDCNQENSCARTDAVFTPYPGFKSHVKVSRVVNTYGPQTRPEGIQGSGHKPNSLLRDCGNQAVEERLQNIEAHLRLQTELFWKKKKNSTTSELFTG
- the LOC122894326 gene encoding MAP3K12-binding inhibitory protein 1 isoform X7; amino-acid sequence: MAAAVELSLSSSGDRSLERSCSPNLSQEVLCEIFRSLHGLVGQLNLRDDVVKITIDWNKLQSLSAFQPALLFSALEQHVLYLQIDRRISAFIERKQAEINENNVREFCNVIDCNQENSCARTDAVFTPYPGFKSHVKVSRVVNTYGPQTRPEGIQGSGHKPNSLLRDCGNQAVEERLQNIEAHLRLQTGGPVPRDIYQRIKKLEDKILELEGISPEYFQSVSFSGKRRKIQPPQQNYSLAELDEKISALKQALLRKSREAESLATHHLP
- the LOC122894326 gene encoding MAP3K12-binding inhibitory protein 1 isoform X3, coding for MAAAVELSLSSSGDRSLERSCSPNLSQELNLRDDVVKITIDWNKLQSLSAFQPALLFSALEQHVLYLQPFLAKLQPLIKEENTTVVGEIEKTETGNKNEVNAKFPISDLQEEEKHKDCDLGDVKKTQIHYDPEVVQIKAGKAEIDRRISAFIERKQAEINENNVREFCNVIDCNQENSCARTDAVFTPYPGFKSHVKVSRVVNTYGPQTRPEGIQGSGHKPNSLLRDCGNQAVEERLQNIEAHLRLQTGGPVPRDIYQRIKKLEDKILELEGISPEYFQSVSFSGKRRKIQPPQQNYSLAELDEKISALKQALLRKSREAESLATHHLP
- the LOC122894326 gene encoding MAP3K12-binding inhibitory protein 1 isoform X1, with amino-acid sequence MAAAVELSLSSSGDRSLERSCSPNLSQEVLCEIFRSLHGLVGQLNLRDDVVKITIDWNKLQSLSAFQPALLFSALEQHVLYLQPFLAKLQPLIKEENTTVVGEIEKTETGNKNEVNAKFPISDLQEEEKHKDCDLGDVKKTQIHYDPEVVQIKAGKAEIDRRISAFIERKQAEINENNVREFCNVIDCNQENSCARTDAVFTPYPGFKSHVKVSRVVNTYGPQTRPEGIQGSGHKPNSLLRDCGNQAVEERLQNIEAHLRLQTGGPVPRDIYQRIKKLEDKILELEGISPEYFQSVSFSGKRRKIQPPQQNYSLAELDEKISALKQALLRKSREAESLATHHLP
- the LOC122894326 gene encoding MAP3K12-binding inhibitory protein 1 isoform X2, which translates into the protein MAAAVELSLSSSGDRSLERSCSPNLSQEVLCEIFRSLHGLVGQLNLRDDVVKITIDWNKLQSLSAFQPALLFSALEQHVLYLQPFLAKLQPLIKEENTTVVGEIEKTETGNKNEVNAKFPISDLQEEEKHKDCDLGDVKKTQIHYDPEVVQIKAGKAEIDRRISAFIERKQAEINENNVREFCNVIDCNQENSCARTDAVFTPYPGFKSHVKVSRVVNTYGPQTRPEGIQGSGHKPNSLLRDCGNQAVEERLQNIEAHLRLQTGGPVPRDIYQRIKKLEDKILELEGISPEYFQSVSFSGKRRKIQPPQNYSLAELDEKISALKQALLRKSREAESLATHHLP